From the Gasterosteus aculeatus chromosome 13, fGasAcu3.hap1.1, whole genome shotgun sequence genome, one window contains:
- the fkbp15b gene encoding FK506-binding protein 15 isoform X2, with the protein MFGGDDEEGDFLSPTGGAKLASLFGLDQEGSQGNESFQYTAPKQPRKTSSPAPASQKPAPPSAAPAVLFATAVQAFRYMNGQYVKQGKLGAAVLGNHTTKEYKVLLYLSQQKQVAAAKIHVGFVFTVQPNNYCTFYDEQRQNWSLMFESDKASWDFCKEVCLAKVNSEVALEAVVVQDLGLGEGQAVENGDSLEVVYTGWLLQNHAIGQMFDSNQNKDKLLRLKIGAGKVIKGWEEGMLGLKKAGRRLIVVPPNQAYGSKGIPNRVPANSTLVFETELRRVKFSKDNGSVSGSASSRSSAAPSPAPSVENLAAEVPAQTLSSGPGRPCEPPLRAKSNSLSDQLANPDATKAKLISRMAKMGQPMLPFLTGGANQPESSDSELEDTSGSRAKDPPAAPSPVQISTSAQAAAHVNPHYTAPPSALHPLMTTAVPQPALPGSGHAFQPYALAPSQLQPVGHVYPAQTIPYMGSSDVTSFLMTEARQHNTEIRLSVGKVADKVEQLASKIDDLQRQGSVSNGVPNMSMETSMIMHNIQRIVQENECLKKEVFEKSSRIEEQNRKIGELINHNQRYVEQSNLLLEQRNDSLKSSSEHNQARLLQAEQDKVRLTEDLASTTAQLSQLQLEATAQQQKASVLQSELSTAQHDGDRHRRHICTIETQLEELKGAAESLQTQYRSEKQRRKEMELRVNNLEEELLDLKTDKESLERMFSERKNKWQAERQRRAEEGEELRRSSQQEVDNLRAQLHSARTSTDSTTSDQLSQLEEDWKGKCEQTLTSAREQHSRELTELTENRDALQDQLTQLQAKFTGLKQSRYLEEKTLLQHRGETEELQALQKKYAALEQQGVAVREKLEGRVAELEKKQAEQESSGDTAAEVKRVMNGVFHSLRAEFDLAESYSGQAVLGLIVTTIKNVTLQLLVGTDRASPRQSKDSEEEESADVKGRQETVLNVHMNGDKGVREEKHNEADSVPVSETQMDQEGAAEKETETLTESKTQSQTEALEVTEPKPEETVESEVLRETAESEVLRETAESEVLRETAESEVLRETAESEVLRETAESEVLRETAESEVLRETAESEVLRETAESEVSMEGKPPDDGQETVLEINGDQEEEMHGASQKAFGPPTNPPPPPNRSREDTSLTGRVGEENGEEPFFPITTPAKRPAAPSEEEEEEDEMSLKGRPPPTLLFGDDDEEDNDLDWLN; encoded by the exons ATGTTTGGGGGGGACGATGAAGAGGGGGACTTCTTGTCTCCCACAGGAGG GGCCAAGTTGGCCTCCCTGTTTGGACTAGACCAGGAAGGCAGCCAGGGCAACGAGTCCTTCCAGTATACAGCACCGAAACAGCCCAGAAAGACCTCCAGTCCAG CGCCAGCCAGCCAGAAACCAGCCCCCCCATCGGCTGCTCCTGCAGTGTTGTTTGCTACAGCAGTGCAGGCCTTCAGATA TATGAACGGACAGTATGTGAAGCAAGGGAAGCTTGGAGCGGCCGTGCTAGGAAACCACACAACAAAAGAG TATAAGGTGCTTCTGTACCTGAGCCAACAGAAACAAGTGGCCGCCGCCAAGATCCATGTGGGCTTTGTTTTCACG GTACAGCCAAACAATTACTGCACTTTCTATGACGAGCAGAGGCAGAACTGGTCCCTAATGTTTGAATCTGACAAGGCTTCATGGGACTTCTGCAAAGAG GTGTGTTTGGCCAAAGTGAACAGTGAGGTCGCCTTGGAGGCCGTGGTGGTTCAGGATCTGGGTCTTGGTGAAGGCCAGGCAGTGGAGAATGGAGACTCGTTGGAGGTGGTGTACACAGGCTGGCTCCTGCAGAACCACGCCATTGGCCAG ATGTTTGACTCCAACCAGAACAAGGACAAGTTGTTGCGACTGAAAATAGGAGCCGGGAAAGTGATTAAG GGCTGGGAGGAAGGGATGCTCGGGTTGAAGAAGGCCGGCAGACGTCTCATCGTCGTCCCACCCAACCAGGCGTACGGATCCAAAGGGATCCCCAACCGCGTCCCGGCGAACAGCACCCTGGTTTTTGAGACCGAGCTTCGACGG GTAAAGTTTTCCAAGGACAACGGGTCTGTTAGTGGCAGTGCCAGCTCCAGAAGCTCAGCTGCTCCCTCCCCAGCCCCCAGTGTGGAGAATCTGGCTGCAGAGGTCCCGGCGCAGACTCTGTCCTCCGGTCCTGGTAGACCATG CGAACCACCACTTCGTGCAAAGTCCAACTCCCTCAGTGATCAGTTGGCA AATCCAGACGCCACGAAGGCCAAGCTGATCTCTCGCATGGCGAAGATGGGCCAGCCCATGTTGCCCTTTCTGACCGGAGGAGCCAACCAGCCCGAATCCAGTGATTCTGAACTTGAG GACACCAGTGGCAGCAGAGCAAAGGATCCGCCTGCCGCTCCATCTCCAGTGCAGATCTCCACTTCGGCTCAAGCTGCAGCACACG taAATCCTCATTACACTGCTCCACCTTCTGCCTTACATCCACTAATGACCACGGCTGTCCCACAGCCTGCGCTGCCGGGGAGCGGCCATGCCTTTCAG CCGTACGCCTTGGCTCCATCTCAGCTGCAGCCTGTGGGCCATGTGTACCCTGCACAAACCATCCCATACATGG GCTCCAGTGATGTCACGTCCTTCCTGATGACTGAGGCCCGGCAACACAACACAGAGATCCGGTTATCTGTTGGAAAAGTAGCAGATAAAGTTGAACAACTGGCCTCAAAG ATAGATGACCTTCAAAGGCAGGGGAGTGTTTCCAACGGTGTTCCTAATATGTCAATGGAAACCTCCATGATCATGCACAACATCCAGAGGATTGTCCAG gaaaACGAATGCTTAAAAAAGGAAGTCTTTGAGAAAAGCTCACGCATTGAGGAGCAAAACCGTAAGATTGGGGAGCTCATCAACCACAACCAGAG GTATGTGGAGCAGAGTAACCTGCTGCTGGAACAGAGGAACGACTCCCTCAAGTCCTCCAGCGAACACAACCAGGCCCGTCTGCTGCAGGCTGAGCAGGACAAG GTCCGTCTCACGGAGGATCTGGCCTCGACCACGGCCCAGCTGTctcagctgcagctggaggctACGGCTCAGCAGCAGAAGGCCTCGGTGCTGCAGAGTGAGCTGAGCACAGCGCAGCATGACGGCGACAGGCACAGACGACACATCTGTACCATAGAAACACAGCTGGAAG AGCTGAAGGGGGCAGCAGAGAGCCTTCAGACTCAGTACCGCTCCGAGAAGCAAAGACGCAAGGAGATGGAGCTCAGAGTCAACAACCTGGAGGAGGAACTGCTGGACCTAAAGACCGACAAAGAGAGCCTAGAACGA ATGTTCTCTGAGAGGAAGAACAAGTGGCAGGCTGAGCGTCAGCGCCGggctgaggagggagaggagcttCGTCGGAGCAGCCAGCAGGAGGTGGACAACCTTCGAGCTCAACTCCACAGTGCCAGGACCAGTACAGACAGCACGACATCGGACCAG ttgtctcagctggaggaggactggAAGGGGAAGTGTGAGCAGACGCTGACCTCTGCGAGAGAACAGCACAGTCGGGAGCTGACGGAGCTGACGGAGAACAGAGATGCTCTGCAGGACCAGCTAACGCAGCTACAGGCTAAG TTTACAGGTCTAAAGCAGTCAAGATATTTAGAGGAAAAGACTTTGCTACAACACCGAGGGGAGACCGAAGAGCTGCAAGCCCTTCAGAAAAAA TACGCAGCCTTGGAGCAGCAAGGAGTAGCTGTAAGGGAGAAGCTGGAAGGAAGAGTGGCTGAACTGGAGAAGAAGCAGGCAGAGCAGGAGAGTTCAGGAGACACTGCAGCCGAG gtgaAGCGTGTGATGAACGGAGTGTTTCACTCTCTGCGGGCGGAGTTTGACCTCGCAGAATCTTACAGTGGGCAGGCTGTGCTGGGGCTGATAGTCACAACTATTAAG AATGTAACCCTGCAGCTTCTGGTTGGCACTGACAGAGCTTCACCGAGACAGAGTAAGGACAGCGAGGAAGAAGAAAGTGCTGATGTGAAAGGCAGACAGGAGACTGTACTCAATGTACATATGAATGGTGACAAAGGAGtcagagaggaaaaacacaatgaGGCCGATTCAGTTCCTGTCAGTGAGACCCAGATGGATCAggaaggagcagcagagaaGGAGACGGAGACACTAACTGAGTCAAAGACACAAAGCCAGACGGAAGCATTAGAGGTCACTGAACCGAAGCCGGAAGAGACTGTCGAGTCTGAAGTCCTGCGGGAGACAGCCGAGTCTGAAGTCCTGCGGGAGACAGCCGAGTCTGAAGTCCTGCGGGAGACTGCCGAGTCTGAAGTCCTGCGGGAGACTGCCGAGTCTGAAGTCCTGCGGGAGACTGCCGAGTCTGAAGTCCTGCGGGAGACTGCCGAGTCTGAAGTCCTGCGGGAGACTGCCGAGTCTGAAGTCCTGCGGGAGACTGCCGAGTCTGAAGTCTCTATGGAGGGAAAACCACCTGATGATGGACAGGAAACTGTGTTGGAAATAAATGGAGACCAGGAAGAAGAAATGCATGGGGCTTCCCAGAAAGCCTTTGGACCTCCTAccaaccctcctccacccccaaaCCGCTCAAGAGAGGACACAAG TCTGACTGGGAGAGTGGGTGAGGAAAATGGAGAGGAGCCATTTTTCCCGATCACAACTCCTGCCAAGCGGCCTGCAGCACccagcgaggaggaagaggaggaggatgagatg AGCTTGAAGGGGCGCCCCCCTCCTACCCTTCTCTTTGGTGATGACGATGAGGAGGATAATGATTTGGACTGGCTGAACTAA
- the fkbp15b gene encoding FK506-binding protein 15 isoform X3: MSLLEDPNDYKWKEFQGAKLASLFGLDQEGSQGNESFQYTAPKQPRKTSSPAPASQKPAPPSAAPAVLFATAVQAFRYMNGQYVKQGKLGAAVLGNHTTKEYKVLLYLSQQKQVAAAKIHVGFVFTVQPNNYCTFYDEQRQNWSLMFESDKASWDFCKEVCLAKVNSEVALEAVVVQDLGLGEGQAVENGDSLEVVYTGWLLQNHAIGQMFDSNQNKDKLLRLKIGAGKVIKGWEEGMLGLKKAGRRLIVVPPNQAYGSKGIPNRVPANSTLVFETELRRVKFSKDNGSVSGSASSRSSAAPSPAPSVENLAAEVPAQTLSSGPGRPCEPPLRAKSNSLSDQLANPDATKAKLISRMAKMGQPMLPFLTGGANQPESSDSELEDTSGSRAKDPPAAPSPVQISTSAQAAAHVNPHYTAPPSALHPLMTTAVPQPALPGSGHAFQPYALAPSQLQPVGHVYPAQTIPYMGSSDVTSFLMTEARQHNTEIRLSVGKVADKVEQLASKIDDLQRQGSVSNGVPNMSMETSMIMHNIQRIVQENECLKKEVFEKSSRIEEQNRKIGELINHNQRYVEQSNLLLEQRNDSLKSSSEHNQARLLQAEQDKVRLTEDLASTTAQLSQLQLEATAQQQKASVLQSELSTAQHDGDRHRRHICTIETQLEELKGAAESLQTQYRSEKQRRKEMELRVNNLEEELLDLKTDKESLERMFSERKNKWQAERQRRAEEGEELRRSSQQEVDNLRAQLHSARTSTDSTTSDQLSQLEEDWKGKCEQTLTSAREQHSRELTELTENRDALQDQLTQLQAKFTGLKQSRYLEEKTLLQHRGETEELQALQKKYAALEQQGVAVREKLEGRVAELEKKQAEQESSGDTAAEVKRVMNGVFHSLRAEFDLAESYSGQAVLGLIVTTIKNVTLQLLVGTDRASPRQSKDSEEEESADVKGRQETVLNVHMNGDKGVREEKHNEADSVPVSETQMDQEGAAEKETETLTESKTQSQTEALEVTEPKPEETVESEVLRETAESEVLRETAESEVLRETAESEVLRETAESEVLRETAESEVLRETAESEVLRETAESEVLRETAESEVSMEGKPPDDGQETVLEINGDQEEEMHGASQKAFGPPTNPPPPPNRSREDTSLTGRVGEENGEEPFFPITTPAKRPAAPSEEEEEEDEMSLKGRPPPTLLFGDDDEEDNDLDWLN, translated from the exons ATGTCGCTTTTGGAAGATCCCAATGATTACAAGTGGAAGGAGTTCCAGGG GGCCAAGTTGGCCTCCCTGTTTGGACTAGACCAGGAAGGCAGCCAGGGCAACGAGTCCTTCCAGTATACAGCACCGAAACAGCCCAGAAAGACCTCCAGTCCAG CGCCAGCCAGCCAGAAACCAGCCCCCCCATCGGCTGCTCCTGCAGTGTTGTTTGCTACAGCAGTGCAGGCCTTCAGATA TATGAACGGACAGTATGTGAAGCAAGGGAAGCTTGGAGCGGCCGTGCTAGGAAACCACACAACAAAAGAG TATAAGGTGCTTCTGTACCTGAGCCAACAGAAACAAGTGGCCGCCGCCAAGATCCATGTGGGCTTTGTTTTCACG GTACAGCCAAACAATTACTGCACTTTCTATGACGAGCAGAGGCAGAACTGGTCCCTAATGTTTGAATCTGACAAGGCTTCATGGGACTTCTGCAAAGAG GTGTGTTTGGCCAAAGTGAACAGTGAGGTCGCCTTGGAGGCCGTGGTGGTTCAGGATCTGGGTCTTGGTGAAGGCCAGGCAGTGGAGAATGGAGACTCGTTGGAGGTGGTGTACACAGGCTGGCTCCTGCAGAACCACGCCATTGGCCAG ATGTTTGACTCCAACCAGAACAAGGACAAGTTGTTGCGACTGAAAATAGGAGCCGGGAAAGTGATTAAG GGCTGGGAGGAAGGGATGCTCGGGTTGAAGAAGGCCGGCAGACGTCTCATCGTCGTCCCACCCAACCAGGCGTACGGATCCAAAGGGATCCCCAACCGCGTCCCGGCGAACAGCACCCTGGTTTTTGAGACCGAGCTTCGACGG GTAAAGTTTTCCAAGGACAACGGGTCTGTTAGTGGCAGTGCCAGCTCCAGAAGCTCAGCTGCTCCCTCCCCAGCCCCCAGTGTGGAGAATCTGGCTGCAGAGGTCCCGGCGCAGACTCTGTCCTCCGGTCCTGGTAGACCATG CGAACCACCACTTCGTGCAAAGTCCAACTCCCTCAGTGATCAGTTGGCA AATCCAGACGCCACGAAGGCCAAGCTGATCTCTCGCATGGCGAAGATGGGCCAGCCCATGTTGCCCTTTCTGACCGGAGGAGCCAACCAGCCCGAATCCAGTGATTCTGAACTTGAG GACACCAGTGGCAGCAGAGCAAAGGATCCGCCTGCCGCTCCATCTCCAGTGCAGATCTCCACTTCGGCTCAAGCTGCAGCACACG taAATCCTCATTACACTGCTCCACCTTCTGCCTTACATCCACTAATGACCACGGCTGTCCCACAGCCTGCGCTGCCGGGGAGCGGCCATGCCTTTCAG CCGTACGCCTTGGCTCCATCTCAGCTGCAGCCTGTGGGCCATGTGTACCCTGCACAAACCATCCCATACATGG GCTCCAGTGATGTCACGTCCTTCCTGATGACTGAGGCCCGGCAACACAACACAGAGATCCGGTTATCTGTTGGAAAAGTAGCAGATAAAGTTGAACAACTGGCCTCAAAG ATAGATGACCTTCAAAGGCAGGGGAGTGTTTCCAACGGTGTTCCTAATATGTCAATGGAAACCTCCATGATCATGCACAACATCCAGAGGATTGTCCAG gaaaACGAATGCTTAAAAAAGGAAGTCTTTGAGAAAAGCTCACGCATTGAGGAGCAAAACCGTAAGATTGGGGAGCTCATCAACCACAACCAGAG GTATGTGGAGCAGAGTAACCTGCTGCTGGAACAGAGGAACGACTCCCTCAAGTCCTCCAGCGAACACAACCAGGCCCGTCTGCTGCAGGCTGAGCAGGACAAG GTCCGTCTCACGGAGGATCTGGCCTCGACCACGGCCCAGCTGTctcagctgcagctggaggctACGGCTCAGCAGCAGAAGGCCTCGGTGCTGCAGAGTGAGCTGAGCACAGCGCAGCATGACGGCGACAGGCACAGACGACACATCTGTACCATAGAAACACAGCTGGAAG AGCTGAAGGGGGCAGCAGAGAGCCTTCAGACTCAGTACCGCTCCGAGAAGCAAAGACGCAAGGAGATGGAGCTCAGAGTCAACAACCTGGAGGAGGAACTGCTGGACCTAAAGACCGACAAAGAGAGCCTAGAACGA ATGTTCTCTGAGAGGAAGAACAAGTGGCAGGCTGAGCGTCAGCGCCGggctgaggagggagaggagcttCGTCGGAGCAGCCAGCAGGAGGTGGACAACCTTCGAGCTCAACTCCACAGTGCCAGGACCAGTACAGACAGCACGACATCGGACCAG ttgtctcagctggaggaggactggAAGGGGAAGTGTGAGCAGACGCTGACCTCTGCGAGAGAACAGCACAGTCGGGAGCTGACGGAGCTGACGGAGAACAGAGATGCTCTGCAGGACCAGCTAACGCAGCTACAGGCTAAG TTTACAGGTCTAAAGCAGTCAAGATATTTAGAGGAAAAGACTTTGCTACAACACCGAGGGGAGACCGAAGAGCTGCAAGCCCTTCAGAAAAAA TACGCAGCCTTGGAGCAGCAAGGAGTAGCTGTAAGGGAGAAGCTGGAAGGAAGAGTGGCTGAACTGGAGAAGAAGCAGGCAGAGCAGGAGAGTTCAGGAGACACTGCAGCCGAG gtgaAGCGTGTGATGAACGGAGTGTTTCACTCTCTGCGGGCGGAGTTTGACCTCGCAGAATCTTACAGTGGGCAGGCTGTGCTGGGGCTGATAGTCACAACTATTAAG AATGTAACCCTGCAGCTTCTGGTTGGCACTGACAGAGCTTCACCGAGACAGAGTAAGGACAGCGAGGAAGAAGAAAGTGCTGATGTGAAAGGCAGACAGGAGACTGTACTCAATGTACATATGAATGGTGACAAAGGAGtcagagaggaaaaacacaatgaGGCCGATTCAGTTCCTGTCAGTGAGACCCAGATGGATCAggaaggagcagcagagaaGGAGACGGAGACACTAACTGAGTCAAAGACACAAAGCCAGACGGAAGCATTAGAGGTCACTGAACCGAAGCCGGAAGAGACTGTCGAGTCTGAAGTCCTGCGGGAGACAGCCGAGTCTGAAGTCCTGCGGGAGACAGCCGAGTCTGAAGTCCTGCGGGAGACTGCCGAGTCTGAAGTCCTGCGGGAGACTGCCGAGTCTGAAGTCCTGCGGGAGACTGCCGAGTCTGAAGTCCTGCGGGAGACTGCCGAGTCTGAAGTCCTGCGGGAGACTGCCGAGTCTGAAGTCCTGCGGGAGACTGCCGAGTCTGAAGTCTCTATGGAGGGAAAACCACCTGATGATGGACAGGAAACTGTGTTGGAAATAAATGGAGACCAGGAAGAAGAAATGCATGGGGCTTCCCAGAAAGCCTTTGGACCTCCTAccaaccctcctccacccccaaaCCGCTCAAGAGAGGACACAAG TCTGACTGGGAGAGTGGGTGAGGAAAATGGAGAGGAGCCATTTTTCCCGATCACAACTCCTGCCAAGCGGCCTGCAGCACccagcgaggaggaagaggaggaggatgagatg AGCTTGAAGGGGCGCCCCCCTCCTACCCTTCTCTTTGGTGATGACGATGAGGAGGATAATGATTTGGACTGGCTGAACTAA
- the fkbp15b gene encoding FK506-binding protein 15 isoform X1, which yields MKRGTSCLPQEGDLHTCSPCRAKLASLFGLDQEGSQGNESFQYTAPKQPRKTSSPAPASQKPAPPSAAPAVLFATAVQAFRYMNGQYVKQGKLGAAVLGNHTTKEYKVLLYLSQQKQVAAAKIHVGFVFTVQPNNYCTFYDEQRQNWSLMFESDKASWDFCKEVCLAKVNSEVALEAVVVQDLGLGEGQAVENGDSLEVVYTGWLLQNHAIGQMFDSNQNKDKLLRLKIGAGKVIKGWEEGMLGLKKAGRRLIVVPPNQAYGSKGIPNRVPANSTLVFETELRRVKFSKDNGSVSGSASSRSSAAPSPAPSVENLAAEVPAQTLSSGPGRPCEPPLRAKSNSLSDQLANPDATKAKLISRMAKMGQPMLPFLTGGANQPESSDSELEDTSGSRAKDPPAAPSPVQISTSAQAAAHVNPHYTAPPSALHPLMTTAVPQPALPGSGHAFQPYALAPSQLQPVGHVYPAQTIPYMGSSDVTSFLMTEARQHNTEIRLSVGKVADKVEQLASKIDDLQRQGSVSNGVPNMSMETSMIMHNIQRIVQENECLKKEVFEKSSRIEEQNRKIGELINHNQRYVEQSNLLLEQRNDSLKSSSEHNQARLLQAEQDKVRLTEDLASTTAQLSQLQLEATAQQQKASVLQSELSTAQHDGDRHRRHICTIETQLEELKGAAESLQTQYRSEKQRRKEMELRVNNLEEELLDLKTDKESLERMFSERKNKWQAERQRRAEEGEELRRSSQQEVDNLRAQLHSARTSTDSTTSDQLSQLEEDWKGKCEQTLTSAREQHSRELTELTENRDALQDQLTQLQAKFTGLKQSRYLEEKTLLQHRGETEELQALQKKYAALEQQGVAVREKLEGRVAELEKKQAEQESSGDTAAEVKRVMNGVFHSLRAEFDLAESYSGQAVLGLIVTTIKNVTLQLLVGTDRASPRQSKDSEEEESADVKGRQETVLNVHMNGDKGVREEKHNEADSVPVSETQMDQEGAAEKETETLTESKTQSQTEALEVTEPKPEETVESEVLRETAESEVLRETAESEVLRETAESEVLRETAESEVLRETAESEVLRETAESEVLRETAESEVLRETAESEVSMEGKPPDDGQETVLEINGDQEEEMHGASQKAFGPPTNPPPPPNRSREDTSLTGRVGEENGEEPFFPITTPAKRPAAPSEEEEEEDEMSLKGRPPPTLLFGDDDEEDNDLDWLN from the exons ATGAAGAGGGGGACTTCTTGTCTCCCACAGGAGG GTGATCTTCACACGTGTTCTCCTTGCAGGGCCAAGTTGGCCTCCCTGTTTGGACTAGACCAGGAAGGCAGCCAGGGCAACGAGTCCTTCCAGTATACAGCACCGAAACAGCCCAGAAAGACCTCCAGTCCAG CGCCAGCCAGCCAGAAACCAGCCCCCCCATCGGCTGCTCCTGCAGTGTTGTTTGCTACAGCAGTGCAGGCCTTCAGATA TATGAACGGACAGTATGTGAAGCAAGGGAAGCTTGGAGCGGCCGTGCTAGGAAACCACACAACAAAAGAG TATAAGGTGCTTCTGTACCTGAGCCAACAGAAACAAGTGGCCGCCGCCAAGATCCATGTGGGCTTTGTTTTCACG GTACAGCCAAACAATTACTGCACTTTCTATGACGAGCAGAGGCAGAACTGGTCCCTAATGTTTGAATCTGACAAGGCTTCATGGGACTTCTGCAAAGAG GTGTGTTTGGCCAAAGTGAACAGTGAGGTCGCCTTGGAGGCCGTGGTGGTTCAGGATCTGGGTCTTGGTGAAGGCCAGGCAGTGGAGAATGGAGACTCGTTGGAGGTGGTGTACACAGGCTGGCTCCTGCAGAACCACGCCATTGGCCAG ATGTTTGACTCCAACCAGAACAAGGACAAGTTGTTGCGACTGAAAATAGGAGCCGGGAAAGTGATTAAG GGCTGGGAGGAAGGGATGCTCGGGTTGAAGAAGGCCGGCAGACGTCTCATCGTCGTCCCACCCAACCAGGCGTACGGATCCAAAGGGATCCCCAACCGCGTCCCGGCGAACAGCACCCTGGTTTTTGAGACCGAGCTTCGACGG GTAAAGTTTTCCAAGGACAACGGGTCTGTTAGTGGCAGTGCCAGCTCCAGAAGCTCAGCTGCTCCCTCCCCAGCCCCCAGTGTGGAGAATCTGGCTGCAGAGGTCCCGGCGCAGACTCTGTCCTCCGGTCCTGGTAGACCATG CGAACCACCACTTCGTGCAAAGTCCAACTCCCTCAGTGATCAGTTGGCA AATCCAGACGCCACGAAGGCCAAGCTGATCTCTCGCATGGCGAAGATGGGCCAGCCCATGTTGCCCTTTCTGACCGGAGGAGCCAACCAGCCCGAATCCAGTGATTCTGAACTTGAG GACACCAGTGGCAGCAGAGCAAAGGATCCGCCTGCCGCTCCATCTCCAGTGCAGATCTCCACTTCGGCTCAAGCTGCAGCACACG taAATCCTCATTACACTGCTCCACCTTCTGCCTTACATCCACTAATGACCACGGCTGTCCCACAGCCTGCGCTGCCGGGGAGCGGCCATGCCTTTCAG CCGTACGCCTTGGCTCCATCTCAGCTGCAGCCTGTGGGCCATGTGTACCCTGCACAAACCATCCCATACATGG GCTCCAGTGATGTCACGTCCTTCCTGATGACTGAGGCCCGGCAACACAACACAGAGATCCGGTTATCTGTTGGAAAAGTAGCAGATAAAGTTGAACAACTGGCCTCAAAG ATAGATGACCTTCAAAGGCAGGGGAGTGTTTCCAACGGTGTTCCTAATATGTCAATGGAAACCTCCATGATCATGCACAACATCCAGAGGATTGTCCAG gaaaACGAATGCTTAAAAAAGGAAGTCTTTGAGAAAAGCTCACGCATTGAGGAGCAAAACCGTAAGATTGGGGAGCTCATCAACCACAACCAGAG GTATGTGGAGCAGAGTAACCTGCTGCTGGAACAGAGGAACGACTCCCTCAAGTCCTCCAGCGAACACAACCAGGCCCGTCTGCTGCAGGCTGAGCAGGACAAG GTCCGTCTCACGGAGGATCTGGCCTCGACCACGGCCCAGCTGTctcagctgcagctggaggctACGGCTCAGCAGCAGAAGGCCTCGGTGCTGCAGAGTGAGCTGAGCACAGCGCAGCATGACGGCGACAGGCACAGACGACACATCTGTACCATAGAAACACAGCTGGAAG AGCTGAAGGGGGCAGCAGAGAGCCTTCAGACTCAGTACCGCTCCGAGAAGCAAAGACGCAAGGAGATGGAGCTCAGAGTCAACAACCTGGAGGAGGAACTGCTGGACCTAAAGACCGACAAAGAGAGCCTAGAACGA ATGTTCTCTGAGAGGAAGAACAAGTGGCAGGCTGAGCGTCAGCGCCGggctgaggagggagaggagcttCGTCGGAGCAGCCAGCAGGAGGTGGACAACCTTCGAGCTCAACTCCACAGTGCCAGGACCAGTACAGACAGCACGACATCGGACCAG ttgtctcagctggaggaggactggAAGGGGAAGTGTGAGCAGACGCTGACCTCTGCGAGAGAACAGCACAGTCGGGAGCTGACGGAGCTGACGGAGAACAGAGATGCTCTGCAGGACCAGCTAACGCAGCTACAGGCTAAG TTTACAGGTCTAAAGCAGTCAAGATATTTAGAGGAAAAGACTTTGCTACAACACCGAGGGGAGACCGAAGAGCTGCAAGCCCTTCAGAAAAAA TACGCAGCCTTGGAGCAGCAAGGAGTAGCTGTAAGGGAGAAGCTGGAAGGAAGAGTGGCTGAACTGGAGAAGAAGCAGGCAGAGCAGGAGAGTTCAGGAGACACTGCAGCCGAG gtgaAGCGTGTGATGAACGGAGTGTTTCACTCTCTGCGGGCGGAGTTTGACCTCGCAGAATCTTACAGTGGGCAGGCTGTGCTGGGGCTGATAGTCACAACTATTAAG AATGTAACCCTGCAGCTTCTGGTTGGCACTGACAGAGCTTCACCGAGACAGAGTAAGGACAGCGAGGAAGAAGAAAGTGCTGATGTGAAAGGCAGACAGGAGACTGTACTCAATGTACATATGAATGGTGACAAAGGAGtcagagaggaaaaacacaatgaGGCCGATTCAGTTCCTGTCAGTGAGACCCAGATGGATCAggaaggagcagcagagaaGGAGACGGAGACACTAACTGAGTCAAAGACACAAAGCCAGACGGAAGCATTAGAGGTCACTGAACCGAAGCCGGAAGAGACTGTCGAGTCTGAAGTCCTGCGGGAGACAGCCGAGTCTGAAGTCCTGCGGGAGACAGCCGAGTCTGAAGTCCTGCGGGAGACTGCCGAGTCTGAAGTCCTGCGGGAGACTGCCGAGTCTGAAGTCCTGCGGGAGACTGCCGAGTCTGAAGTCCTGCGGGAGACTGCCGAGTCTGAAGTCCTGCGGGAGACTGCCGAGTCTGAAGTCCTGCGGGAGACTGCCGAGTCTGAAGTCTCTATGGAGGGAAAACCACCTGATGATGGACAGGAAACTGTGTTGGAAATAAATGGAGACCAGGAAGAAGAAATGCATGGGGCTTCCCAGAAAGCCTTTGGACCTCCTAccaaccctcctccacccccaaaCCGCTCAAGAGAGGACACAAG TCTGACTGGGAGAGTGGGTGAGGAAAATGGAGAGGAGCCATTTTTCCCGATCACAACTCCTGCCAAGCGGCCTGCAGCACccagcgaggaggaagaggaggaggatgagatg AGCTTGAAGGGGCGCCCCCCTCCTACCCTTCTCTTTGGTGATGACGATGAGGAGGATAATGATTTGGACTGGCTGAACTAA